A window of the Carassius gibelio isolate Cgi1373 ecotype wild population from Czech Republic chromosome B16, carGib1.2-hapl.c, whole genome shotgun sequence genome harbors these coding sequences:
- the LOC127974969 gene encoding inactive serine protease 35 has protein sequence MGPVPLTLLLCVSALAVLVSAALDDPTGEDDYTWPQRKVPLVQEKQTVHLGSSEFLAKPQTELHGICGIECQQGFPEPSLDDLEQLLSYETMYENGTRTLTTVTIQELNVSNDLMGGSGSHSRRRREVYGTDTRFTIADKQYSLKYPFSTSVKISTGCSGVLVSPKHVLTAAHCIHNGTDYLDGVQKLSVGVLKERSRRKGKGRKGKGRKGKGQRKRKEEEEEEEEINENIEIGEKQEPKGKGKGRRNRSRRSTTSEQPSFRWTRVKQMQVPKGWFKGISENVVADYDYAILELKRAQKTKYMDLGVIPSVKKLPAGRIHFSGFDDDRPGNLVYRFCSVSDESNDLLYQYCDAKPGSSGSGVYIRLKEPGKKKWKRKIIGVFSGHQWVDVNGMQQDYNVAVRITPPKYAQICLWVHGDSSQCRGT, from the coding sequence ATGGGCCCGGTACCCTTAACGCTCCTGCTTTGCGTCTCAGCACTGGCTGTGCTGGTGTCTGCAGCACTGGACGATCCCACAGGTGAAGATGACTACACCTGGCCGCAGAGAAAAGTACCACTGGTGCAAGAAAAGCAAACGGTGCACCTGGGAAGTTCTGAGTTTTTGGCCAAGCCACAAACTGAGCTCCATGGAATATGTGGCATTGAGTGCCAGCAGGGCTTCCCAGAGCCCAGCCTGGACGATCTGGAGCAGCTACTGTCCTATGAGACCATGTACGAAAACGGAACCCGCACGCTCACCACCGTCACAATACAGGAGCTAAATGTGAGCAACGACTTGATGGGAGGTTCTGGGTCACATAGTCGGCGCAGGCGAGAAGTCTACGGCACGGACACACGGTTTACCATCGCTGACAAGCAGTACTCTTTGAAGTATCCATTCTCCACATCTGTGAAGATCTCCACGGGGTGTTCTGGAGTGCTCGTGTCCCCCAAACACGTCCTGACTGCGGCTCATTGCATCCACAATGGTACAGACTACCTGGACGGGGTACAGAAACTCAGCGTTGGTGTGCTGAAAGAACGTTCCCGTCGGAAAGGGAAGGGACGGAAAGGGAAAGGACGGAAAGGGAAAGGCCAGAGGAAGCgtaaggaagaggaggaggaggaggaggaaatcAATGAAAATATAGAAATTGGAGAGAAGCAGGAGCCTAAGGGAAAGGGCAAAGGCAGGAGAAACCGTAGTCGCCGTAGCACCACCTCCGAACAGCCCTCGTTCCGGTGGACCCGGGTGAAACAGATGCAGGTGCCAAAGGGCTGGTTTAAAGGGATCTCGGAGAACGTTGTGGCTGATTATGACTACGCCATCCTGGAGCTCAAACGGGCACAGAAGACTAAGTACATGGATTTAGGTGTTATCCCCTCCGTCAAGAAGCTGCCTGCAGGACGTATCCATTTCTCTGGATTCGACGACGACCGGCCAGGCAACCTGGTGTACCGCTTCTGCTCCGTGTCTGATGAGTCCAACGACCTGCTGTACCAGTATTGTGACGCCAAGCCCGGCTCCAGTGGCTCAGGTGTCTACATTCGGCTTAAAGAACCTGGCAAGAAGAAGTGGAAGCGGAAGATCATTGGAGTGTTCTCTGGTCACCAGTGGGTGGATGTTAATGGGATGCAGCAGGATTACAACGTGGCCGTGCGAATCACACCCCCTAAGTATGCACAAATCTGCCTCTGGGTCCATGGGGACTCCAGCCAGTGTCGGGGCACCTGA